The Microtus ochrogaster isolate Prairie Vole_2 chromosome 10, MicOch1.0, whole genome shotgun sequence genome contains the following window.
atCCCCAAAACCAGTTTCAGGTCTAAAATGCGTGTTATTTATCTTATGGGTCAGGAAACAAATAACCAGCTAACTTTCTTGTCTGAATATTAGACAGTCAGTGGGCTTTGGTCCTCAGGTGTTTGGCTGGGCGCATGTTTTATGGTATAGAGCTGGCTGGGTCACTTGCGTTGTCTTTACAGGCTACAGGAGAAGCATGTCAAAGATGAACAGATTGAACACTGGAAGAAGATAGTAAAAACGCAGGAGGAGTTGAAAGAGCTTCTTAATAAGGTAGAACTCTGCATTCATGGTTCCTACAGCCCAAAAGGTGAAAACAAGGGCACTCCTTACACTTAGGAATGTTAAAGGCCTTTCTGGAGTTTTTCTCCATGGAGAAGCATGGCCCAGCTGTCCCCCATACATACCCTTCCTAACTACAGTTGATTGTCAGCACTTCTACTGAAGTCTGCAGTTAGAGCAAGATCAGCTGTACTAGAACCAAGTACCCATTGATGAAGAAGTCAGCTCATTCATTGTCATAATTATTTCTCTCGAAATGCCAACATTCCCACTTCCATTCCCTAACTGAGGTTTCTGTCATCACTTTCTCAGTTCCAGGTTCCAGATAATTCAGATACAGTCGTAGTTCTCTTATCCTACCCAACTGCAAAAGATGTCAGCTTAGGGAGAAATGATTCATCAGCGGGGGGTGGACGACACCTCACTCCTGTTAAGCTTCCTGTCACACTAGGAGCTCCAGCCCACCTCTGTATGGACTGTGGCAAGGATTGAAGAGTGGTTGAGAATTGAGAGTTAGCAGACATCTGTGGGCCAGACTTCAACACCCTGTTGGTACCTGAAAAAAACTAACATTAGGAATGAATCACATAAAGTTCTTTGTGTGATGATTTGACCTTTTACATGTTTAAAAGAAGGGAATAGggggctggagtggtggctcagtggttaaaagcactgactggtcttccagagaacccaggttcaattcccagcacccgtgtggcAGCTCAAGACTGTTAGTAACTCCAACTATAGGGGTTCTAATGCCttcacatagatatacatgcaggcagacaccagtgcacataaaataaaagtaaacttaCAAAAGGAACAAAGCCGGGCATAGTGGTGAACCTATGCTATTTCAACACCTAGGAGGCGAAGGCAagaaggattgtgagtttaagccgtgggctacatagtgagttcttgtctccaaaacaaaacaatgacaactgTTTTcccaaaataaacttaaattgaTGGTAggttgttttagtattttttttcttaagtggaatactctttttccctctctgttcttttgtaAGACAGGAATCTTAGTTATCTGATAGTGTTGTGGAAACCTCTATTAAACTTTTTCCCTACAAATAGCATGATACAGAATGAGGTATTCAGAAATTCTAAGGATCTTTTATAACATTGTATAGGGAGAGCCAATGCCAACGGCATGTGTTTTTTCGAAATAGATTACACTACTATCTAACCTGAAAAAAattgtctgcctatctatctatgagacagatttctctgtagctctggctgacctggaaactCTATAAActaggctcaccttgaactcacagagatccgcctgcctcccaagtgctgggattaaaggcgtgcgccaccaccgactgGCCAGTATGAaaattttttacttttccatcttAGATGGtaaatttgaaggagaaaattaaagaaCTCCATCAACAATACAAAGAAGCATCGGAAGTGAAGCCGCCCAGAGATATTACAGCGGAGTTCTTAGTGAAAagcaagcacagggacctgacTGCCCTCTGCAAGGTCAGTGCCACTATGCCCTGAAAAGAAGTGTAGAGGCGGTAACACCGAGAAAAGACAAAGCTATAGTCCATGGCAGTGTGCTATGTAGAAGATGGTTAGGTACCTAAAGAGCCATGGAGAGTTAATTCCTCAGTATGGGGTGAGATTGCTATTTCCTTCACAGTTGTTATCCTGACATGTGGAGTTTGAAGTCACACTGTGGTTTCGTATCTCACACGGTGTCCCCAGCACCTTGACCTTTGTAGTCACCTCATCTACAGTGTGGTATTATTGGTGATAAGTAGCTTGGAGAATCCTTGTGAGACTTACGAACTGTTTGTAAGGAATCCCACACCAGGGCCCCGAGAGGAGCTGACAGCATGGTAGCTTCTGTGATTTTGCTTGCCTGTTGGGAGCACTCCAGTGTGTTTACCATTTCCCTCCTGCCCCATTTTATCCCAGATTCATAGCTTGTTTCCaggattaaaaacaacaacaacaaaacccctgaGGTTTGACCCAGCTTTCAGTTGAATCAGTCACACCTTGTGTATGTGGTCTGAGCAGGAAATGCATCACATGTAAACAAGGTAAATATGTGACCCTGAGGCTAaatcacatttgtttgtttgcttatttatttctgttaggAATATGATGAATTAGCTGAAACACAAGGAAAGCTAGAGGAAAAACTTCAAGAATTGGAAGCCAATCCCCCAAGGTAAGGAAAGGAAACCAGACATGAANNNNNNNNNNNNNNNNNNNNNNNNNNNNNNNNNNNNNNNNNNNNNNNNNNNNNNNNNNNNNNNNNNNNNNNNNNNNNNNNNNNNNNNNNNNNNNNNNNNNTCTCTCTCTCATGTTCATTTTGGAAGGAAGGTGACGAAACAATGAGGTTTTACTTACGGGTGTTTGATGCGATGAAGGGAACATGTGTAAGGATACGGGGCTGTGGTTGGGCTTGTGTCAAGATGCCTCTGTCTAAAATTAACCCTTCTCTACAAAACCTGGTATTGAGATAAAGCTTTCCTGGATGGAAATTGTCTTTGGGTGTGATTTTaagaaaagttaatattttacACTCAAAAGATTCAGGAGACTAGAACTTTATTTCTACTGGGGTTCAGTCAGTGCTGACATGCTTTCTGAGCATCAGGGACAGAGCAGTTAGTAATACAGGGGAGAGCCTGTTCGGTGACTTACATATAAGGCACAGTCCCAGTCCCCAGTTTAGAGTCCAGATTGGCTGAGACCATCACGTGAACTCATGGAGACTAGCAgagatgtctttttaaaactctgctcccttatttttttcagtgatgtaTATCTCTCatcaagagacagacagatacttgACTGGCATTTTGCAAATCTTGAATTTGCCAACGCCACACCTCTCTCTACCCTCTCTCTTAAACATTGGGATCAGGTAAGAGCTCTTGATCATTTATTGAGCTGCACATATTTgaggactttgtgtgtgtgtgtgtgtgtgtgtgtgtgtgtgtgtgtgtgtgtgtgtgttttctcatagACAGCTTCAGTAGGAACCAGTATTTGCTCATAGTGAAATCCACATATCTTGAGCAAGCAGCTTGATTTGCCAAGCTTGCTTTGTCATAATCTACCACCATAGTTAGGATATAGAACATTTTAGCGTGGAGTTGTAGTCCACTCCTGTCATCTCAGTGCTTTAGAGGCTAGGCCAGAAAAATTAATAAGGTCAGCATGGCCTACACAGTGAGGGCTTAGTCtttaagaaaccaaaacaaaagatacATTCATCATCCTGAAAAGTTTTCTTCTGCCCTTTTACACATAATCCCTCCTCCCAATTCCTGCTTCAGCTTGTTCTGTGGTTTCAGTGTATGTTGTCTTTGTGTGGTTGACTCGACTTGAGGtagtgtatctctctctctttttttttttattacaattcTATTGTAGAGATAAACACAGATTGTTAAATCATCACTGGTGCACTGATGGGGTTATGtgttatgtttgtctttggggtaCTATTAGTGAAGGTGCTCTTAATATTAAgagtgagctgggtggtggtggcacacgcctttaatcccagcactagggagtcaggccaatgtctctgagtttgaagctagcctggatacaaagtgagttccaggacagccagggctacacagaataatagagaaaccctgtcttgaaaaactggaaagaagaaagaaaaaaaaaggtaaatggaTCTGCTTTTGTGCTTTCTGGTTGTCTGTGTCTCTTTGGATGGCCTGAACTTGGTAGTAGAGTATTGTGCTAATAATTATCTAGGAATCATTAAAAACTTCTTCCTGGAGATTAAAAACAGATCAGTCAGTAGTTTTTACTTAAGCTTAGTAACTGTTTAGTTGTGGTCTTAAAACActgtttagggctggagaggtggctcagcagttaagagcacagctgctcttacagaggacctggggtttgATTgctagcacccacgtggcagttgTGGGTCACTCTGGTCccagggtatccaacaccctcttctggcttctgcagacactgCATGTATATGGCACATAAGCTATATGTAGGTAACACCCATGTgcataaaaacttttaaaattgacCAGTCTACAAGCTTGTGCTCTTCAACACTATCATATAGAATTCAGTACAAATGATAtagcataaattttatttaaaaaaaaatgtggtaatagacctttttttttccttgttaggATGATGACTTTGAGTTTACTGGCAGTCACCTGACAGTAAGGAATGGCTACTCATGTGTGCCTGTGGCTTTAGCTGAAGGCTTGGACATTAAACTGAATACAGCAGTGCGACAGGTTCGCTACACAGCCTCAGGTATGTGTCTGGACTGTAGGAAGGTATAGAGAGCACTTTTCCCTGAAACAAGACTAGTtttttacaactttttttttgtaacttgatTGCATGGTCCATGAATGTAAACTTTGGTAAATAAGGTGGCAGAGTGACAGAAACTGCAATATCGTCTTCATTCCGTCTCTCCAGAAAGTGGGCCTGGATTAGCTATCATACTTAAGACATGCCATACATATTCTCAGAGAATTcataattatatttacaatgaATTGATCAAAAAAGATAGATGTATATATAAGTGTATGAGTACTCATATAAAAACATACTAGGGCTAATCTGCcaccccattcttttttttctctttttctcttttccttttttttgctttttcgagacaaggttttctctgtggctttggagcctgtcctggaactagctctgtagacctggctggtctcgaactcacagagatccacctgcctctgcctcccgagtgctgggattaaaggcgtgtgccaccatcgcccggcgccaCCCCATTCTTTTGTGGAGTGTATTCTATGTTTTtattctcattgttaataaatttgtattactatttaaaaaacattagGTAAAATAATAGTGACATAATTCTGATGTTAACTTAGAGGTCAAGCTAAGTATTACAGTGTCTACAGTGTGAGGTTTTATGCCACAGTCTTCAAGTTGTCACCCTTAGCAGGTGACCACTTTAGTTCAGTATATTGCTAGTATAGGATGGGGCCATCAAGATTTTCTTATTGACTGAGGGTTTAAATCCTGGCAGCCTTAGGCTcacttctgttttcctgtctgaAAAATTAAATAGCATGCTAATCCTGTTGGCCTCCATAATCAGTTCCTCATCGAGTCCATCCTCGTCGTCATTCAAGTTTCCTGCTTTCTCTAGGATGTGAAGTGATTGCTGTGAATACGCGCTCCACAAGTCAAACCTTTATCTATAAGTGTGATGCGGTTCTCTGTACCCTTCCCCTGGGAGTGCTGAAGCAGCAGCCACCAGCTGTTCAGTTTGTGCCACCTCTTCCGGAGTGGAAAACATCCGCAGTCCAAAGGATGGGGTTCGGCAACCTCAACAAGGTGATGTGCTCTCCCCTTTCTGTCAGTGTTCAACAGCATCAGTGAGGAATGGGGTCGGCATATAGCCGTGTTTGCCTGTATCCTCAGCTGTGATTCCAGGCCAGAAGCCTTGTAGTTCATATAACTCAGTACCTGGTTCTATAATATAGCATTCGGGTACTTATTCTTGTTATAAACCTGCTGAAGGTCACAAATCCATCAGAACTAATGTAATGGGATTTCTCTTTGGCACTGAAAGTggattaggggctggagagatggctcagtggttaagagcactggctgctcttccagaggtcctgagttcaattcccagcaaccacatggtggctcacaaccatctgtactgagatctggcgccctcctctggtgtgcgggcatacgtggaggcagaatattgtatacttaataaatatatctttaaaaaaaaatggaaaagctgggaggtggtggcgcacgcctttaatcccagcactcgggaggcagaggcaggcggatctctgggagttcgagaccagcctggtctatagagctagtgccaggacagactccaaagccacagagaaaccctgtctcgaaaaaccaaaaaaaaaaaaaaaaaaaggaagtagatTAGGAGTGGTTAATAAGTCTAAGAATGATCTGAAAGGTCACAGCGATGCTTACAGAACTCCATCTCTCTGAGGCTAGCTCATATGCTTCCTTTCTGTGGTAGGTGGTGTTATGTTTTGACCGGGTGTTCTGGGATCCAAGCGTCAATTTGTTCGGGCATGTTGGCAGTACGACTGCTAGCAGGGGCGAGCTCTTCCTTTTTTGGAACCTATATAAAGGTAACTGTTTGCTAGTGGGTTGTTTTCTTATATTACTCTTTTATAGAAAAAGAGAATTAGGAATATTGGgaggtgttcttttttttttttaatttttaaaacatttttatgtgcattggtgtgaaagtgtccagtcccctggaattggagtcacagacagttgtgagctgccatgtgggtgcagggaattgaacctaggtcctctgcaagagcagccagtgctcttaaccactgagccatctctctccagccccaggagtttTCTTATATATATGCCTTACTTTTTTTCCTTAactgaaattcaaaaaaaaaaaaaaaatcccttcaaagtgttttgaagaaaacatgtaaaaatgaAGAATCATCACACCCAAAAAAGCACAGGCCAGGGGATGTATTCTTTATTCTGAGACTGTTAGATCCAGTTAGCCCTCAACCTTAGATCACTTccttaaaatgtgtttatgtttctatCTCCCATACTATTACTTTATAATCAGTTAACTAAAGCACTAAGTAAGTGTATTTAATTCCCAGTGAAGAACAAACAGGTAGTTCCCGTGCAGCAAGCAGTTGTGCATGTTTCTGACCCAGTGTCATTCCATACCTGATACAGAGGCAGTCATGCACTGAGGTGGTGCTATGTTTTTCCCCCCATTCTATCCAGGCTGTCTGGTTCTGACAGCACCAGCCTAATGGTATTCCTCTCTGCCCCAGCATTCTTTATCCACCACCCATGACCTTGTCCAGGCCACTATAACCTCCCATAGCTGTTGCTAATGATTACTGATATTCCTACTTCTGTTAATTGCTTTGCATTTGTTGATTACTTTGTATTGCAAGAGGGAAACAGATTTGCCAAAGCTACTAAGCCCTTCATAATATTGCCCTTCCCATCTACCCTGTTCCCAGCTCTGTTGTTCAGAGCATCTTTGTGCATCTCTCTTAACTATCTGGCTTGCTTTGCTCAGTCCTCACAGCCTGGACTGAATGTATTTGGAAGAGGCCTTTAAGGCACACATTCCTATTGCCTAGAATCTGAACTAAACCCCTGTATTCTCTTAACTATATCCTGTACTGTCACAGCTTTATCAAAGGTCACGATTCTATGTATGCATGGTTATTTACCTGCTAACTCTAGTATAATTTGTATCTTTCATACCCCCAGGAACTAGGTAGCCCTGGGGCTATCATGCAAGCTTATTATATAATCACCACATGGATGACTAAGGGAAGTAATAGGTATGAAGGGTCTGAGCTAGGTAGAAGAGATGTTGGCATTCCTGTGGAAGCACCTTAAGTGCCCAGGACTAAGAATTCTGTACCTAAATACAGAAATGTTAGTTTCCTTTTGACTCCTAGAAGTCACAAGCCGTGGAGTACCCATTGGTCAGTTTCTGGGGATAGAGTTCAGAAAAATGGCTTGTTTCCAGCTCTGTGTGGTACTACTACATGTCTTATCAAGAACAAAGCAGGGCCTGACAAGACTTTGTTCTTTTACAAAAACACTTTCAAGTAAAGTATGGGAAAACCCTgaaattgttctttttgtttcctcaGCTCCAATACTATTGGCCCTGGTGGCAGGAGAAGCTGCTGGCATCATGGAGAACATTAGTGATGATGTGATTGTTGGCCGGTGCCTGGCCATTCTCAAAGGGATTTTTGGTAGCAGTGCAGTACCACAGGTATGTGAGTGAGTGGACAAGCAGGGATTCAGCTTACAATTGAACTGAGGTTTGCCTTTAAAGTTTGCAGCTTATGTTCTTGATCAAGACATATTTGTCAGAATGGAGACATGTGCTGAGTTGACCTGAATTTTAACATGTGGAGCTTTAAGACATTCAGAGGACTCTATGACCTGACCCAGAGAATTGTAGCTGCTAGCTTTCTTTTGTATGTGGGGTCACATCACAAGCAGCTGAACTCTGTGAATACATTGGGGAGTTCTGTGAGGATTTCCTTGTAGCTTATTTTTCAAGCCAACTGCAATATGAAACCTAAGAAGGTGAATTAATGCGGTGTGAATTTATGAAGAGCAAAGGTCAAGTGCTGCTTGTCCCAGAGGAAGCAAtttgatcttcttgtctccaagTCCAAAGCAGTAGCATCCATTACCTCACTCCCTCACCTTGCTTTCTACGTGGGCCCTGCCTACTTTTCAGCATTGGCTGATTTTTCCTGCTACCAGTAATACTCATGGTTCTTCTCTCTAGCCCAAAGAGACTGTGGTGTCCCGCTGGCGTGCCGATCCCTGGGCCCGGGGCTCCTATTCATACGTGGCTGCAGGATCTTCTGGAAATGACTATGATTTAATGGCTCAGCCAATCACTCCTGGCCCCTCTATTCCAGGTGCCCCGCAGGTGAGAAACTACAAAGAAATTTGTGCCTGGCCTATTTGGGGAGACCAAGAGCTCAAGGTAGAAATGGTATTGCTAGTTCCTTCAGACATTAGTCCATTCTTAGATCCTTTCAGAATTAAGTACTATTTCTCATAGCTGGGCTTTGTAAGTGCAGATAGCCTAGATTCTAAGGGTAAGAGTCTAGAGTATATACAAGTCAGTACATACTCTTCTTGCTCAGCTTTTCCCCCTTTAAAAGTCCTGTTTGGGGATTAGAGAAACAACTGAGCACACAAcatcagctccaggggatccaacatcctcttctacCTCCACGGGCACAGAAACTTCTTTTAGAACCCTATTTTTAATTGTACCTAATTTTATGGCAGCTTGTAGGGTTGCTTGGGAGGAGTTTTTAGGTAGAATATGCTAGACCTTGTTCTAGAGTTATTTTTCAATATCACAACCCAAAAGACTTGGTATCTACTCTCAAACACATTCCTGCTTTAGAAGGCCCTGCTCCCTGTGGCTCAAAGTTTAGGATGTCCTGGCAATCTTAGCTAGCACGAACTGATCGAGAGACTTGAGTAAACTTAGTGGTGGATCAGCCTTCAAAAGTCAACAGGAATTTGGCAATTCAAACACAATAAATTAAGTCTGTAACTTGCTTGATTTCTATACCCTCCTCCCCCAATAGCCAATCCCACGACTCTTTTTTGCTGGAGAACATACAATCCGGAACTATCCAGCTACAGTCCATGGTGCTCTGCTGAGTGGGCTTCGAGAAGCAGGAAGGATTGCAGACCAGTTTTTGGGAGCCATGTACACTTTGCCTCGCCAGGCCACATCAGGTGTCCCTGCACAGCAGTCTCCAAGCATGTGAGACAGATGGTTCTGAAAAAAGAGGCCCAATGGATGTATAATCTGCCATGTAAGCGAGCTCTTCTAGCAATACTCGATCCTACTGAGGAACTGTCATCAGCTGTAGGACTCCTAGTTTGACAGCAGAGGCTGGCTCCTTTGACTGACAGCACAGAGAGGAACTTACCTGTTAATCTGGAATGATGTCTCCATAAAGACTGAGACAAGCAAGTACTGTGAGGTATCCTCTTCATTTATCggtgtttggctttttttttaatatattttgagaataaaactttaaaataattttatatgaatacttatttttaattatgtgtgggtatgtgcacttATGTGGGTGGCCATGGAGGCCCAGTggctttggatcccctagagctgttGTGAACCATccagtgtgtgctgggaaccaaactcaggtcctctgcaagaacagtatgtgttTTTACCACTGGgccatcatctctctagcctcataAAATTAGCTTGATCTTTTGAATTAAAGCTTTATTTGCATAGTAGACAAGTGCTGCTCCCTCGGAAATGCAAATCCTACCTTTGACCCAGTAgcatatatattttcttcatacTGTGGTAAGGTGGAAGCCGTGTCAAAGACATGTTTAGTTAGGTCCAAGGGCTCCTACTGAGTTACACTGACAGCTCctctttaagatttgttttgtgcaTTGATGCTTGCTGACCTGTGTTTATATGTactacacacatgcccatgcactTCCATGTAGGCTCCAAATCTGggttcagtgctcttaaccatggagccatctttctagccccattaTAATTCTTAAGGGCATGTTCTTCACTTTTCTTACTAATTGGCATGGAGCCACCTTGCAGTTAAACTGTCTCTGTAAGGCCACTACTACTATAAAGTACTTAGAGCCCCAAGTAATACACACATCTCAAAACTCTTCCTATAGTGTCTGTGAAGTCCCCTCTACTATATAAGGTATTTTTTTATATGACCTAGGATGACCATGAACTCAGGATCCTCAGCTTCCCCatgtattgggattacaggcttacaccactatacccagctctAAATGATGTTCAAATGAGGAACATTGTATTGTGTTTTAGCTAGATGAAAAATGGAGTggggtttttttcccctagaCGCACCAAGTGACACTACtagaaaattgtttaaaaaatggtGTTAGTGATAGAAAGTTACTGCTGCAGTGGGAGGTACTGGAAATACTCCGAGGGGAGTTCACGAAGGTCCTGCAGTCAGTGGCTGatgcttttaatgtttttttttgcttttgttttttttttcccccagacgcggtttctctgtgtagccttttttttcccccagacgcggtttctctgtgtagccttggctgtcctggaactcactgtgtagaccaggctggccttgacagACCCACAGAATtccaccttctgcctcccaagtcctggggttaaCGGCGTATGCCCGCCACCCAGCTCAGTGGCTGATGCTCTTTGAAGAGTGTTATTgtgtggtggtgacgcacacctttaatcccaggactcgggaggcagaggctggaagattgcctatgagtttcaagacagccagggctggctACAAATAGGACCCTGtcctatttgttttttgagacagtttctatGTGCGTAGTTgtggctgttctcgaactcactctgtagaccaggctggccttgaacctgagagatccacttgcctctgcctcccaagtgctgagactgaaGGTGTGCAACATCACCACCTAGCGCAACAATTATCTTTGACAATAGATAAgcctaaaaagaaaatagagcaaagaggtagctgctggtttggtttatttctagacagggtttctctgtgtaacaacagtcctagcacccactttgtagaccaggctagccttgaactcacagagatcgcctgcctctgcctcccaagtgctgggattgctggaattaaagtcatgtccGCCGCCAGCACCACCTGGCTTGTAGCTGCTGGCTTTAACTAACTGTTCAGTTAGAACAGTTTTACAGCATAAATTACAGGTAGGTATTTTACCTAAATTTGTGAAGCTCCGTACCAGCAGCACCAATTCAGAGATAAGAGCTGTTTCTAGGAATTATATTGACAAAATTGGCATCACTGACTCAAAGGAGCATATAGAAACGAGGGAGCTTTATTGGTTACAATATTGTGCTGCAGAGCCAACAGAGAGCATTACAGCCTAAGGACACATGCAGACAGGCAGCTTCAACTATACACATGCACCCAAGGAGCCCTGAGCCACTGCCCGTGGCTGTGCCCTGCTTTCCAGAGGCAGTTCCTGGCCTCTCTGGTCCCGTACTTGGAGCAGGAATGTAGAAGCTGCTGCACCTAGACTCCAAGGGGCAGAGGTGAAGCCAGAGCCACCTGCCTGGACAAGCAGGTATGGACCGACAGAGCTGAGGCCCTAGTAAAGGGCCGATCATGCGTAAGTTTATTTAAGGGCTATTTTCCTAGCCCTCCcaatctttaaaatacaaaaaatagacTTTATTCTCTTAAAAATACATTCCGTTCAATACATGTTCTGAGCTTTGAAGCAGCAGGAAAATAGGACCTCTTTCCTATGACCTTGGTTGAGGTGTTGA
Protein-coding sequences here:
- the Kdm1a gene encoding lysine-specific histone demethylase 1A yields the protein LAEPPGSAGPQAGPTAGPGSATPMETGIAETPEGRRTSRRKRAKVEYREMDESLANLSEDEYYSEEERNAKAEKEKKLPPPPPQAPPEEENESEPEEPSGQAGGLQDDSSGGYGDGQASGVEGAAFQSRLPHDRMTSQEAACFPDIISGPQQTQKVFLFIRNRTLQLWLDNPKIQLTFEATLQQLEAPYNSDTVLVHRVHSYLERHGLINFGIYKRIKPLPTKKTGKVIIIGSGVSGLAAARQLQSFGMDVTLLEARDRVGGRVATFRKGNYVADLGAMVVTGLGGNPMAVVSKQVNMELAKIKQKCPLYEANGQADTVKVPKEKDEMVEQEFNRLLEATSYLSHQLDFNVLNNKPVSLGQALEVVIQLQEKHVKDEQIEHWKKIVKTQEELKELLNKMVNLKEKIKELHQQYKEASEVKPPRDITAEFLVKSKHRDLTALCKEYDELAETQGKLEEKLQELEANPPSDVYLSSRDRQILDWHFANLEFANATPLSTLSLKHWDQDDDFEFTGSHLTVRNGYSCVPVALAEGLDIKLNTAVRQVRYTASGCEVIAVNTRSTSQTFIYKCDAVLCTLPLGVLKQQPPAVQFVPPLPEWKTSAVQRMGFGNLNKVVLCFDRVFWDPSVNLFGHVGSTTASRGELFLFWNLYKAPILLALVAGEAAGIMENISDDVIVGRCLAILKGIFGSSAVPQPKETVVSRWRADPWARGSYSYVAAGSSGNDYDLMAQPITPGPSIPGAPQPIPRLFFAGEHTIRNYPATVHGALLSGLREAGRIADQFLGAMYTLPRQATSGVPAQQSPSM